A portion of the Burkholderia pseudomultivorans genome contains these proteins:
- a CDS encoding ABC transporter permease subunit, with amino-acid sequence MINPTKQRNLASATAHPAADRAPQARVADHRARMQSLMRTAGMLPVLLVLCIGFGFLTDGFFTLQNLSIVTQQASINIVLAAGMTFVILTGGIDLSVGSVLAAAAVASLLASTIPGWGWLGIPAALAVGLVFGAINGGLISLLRLPPFIVTLGAMTAVRGVARLLGNDTTVFNPQLPFAFIGNGTILGVPWLVVIACAVIAISWFILRRTVLGMRIYSVGGNPEAARLSGINVRAIQLFVYAASGLLAGLGAVMSAARLYAANGLQLGQSYELDAIAAVILGGTSFVGGVGSIVGTLIGALIIAVLTNGLVLLGVSDIWQYIIKGLVIIGAVALDRYRQRDSART; translated from the coding sequence ATGATCAATCCGACCAAGCAGCGGAACCTCGCTTCCGCGACCGCCCATCCGGCGGCCGACCGTGCGCCGCAGGCACGCGTCGCCGATCACCGCGCGCGCATGCAGTCGCTGATGCGCACCGCCGGCATGCTGCCGGTCCTTCTGGTCCTGTGCATCGGCTTCGGCTTTCTGACCGACGGCTTCTTCACGCTGCAGAACCTGTCGATCGTCACGCAGCAGGCATCGATCAACATCGTGCTCGCGGCCGGGATGACGTTCGTGATCCTGACGGGCGGCATCGACCTGTCGGTCGGCTCGGTGCTCGCCGCCGCGGCCGTCGCGTCGCTGCTGGCGTCGACCATTCCCGGCTGGGGCTGGCTCGGCATTCCCGCCGCACTCGCGGTCGGTCTCGTATTCGGCGCAATCAACGGCGGGCTGATCTCGCTGCTGCGCCTGCCTCCGTTCATCGTGACGCTCGGCGCGATGACCGCCGTGCGCGGCGTCGCGCGGCTGCTCGGCAACGACACGACAGTGTTCAATCCGCAGCTGCCGTTCGCGTTCATCGGCAACGGCACGATCCTCGGCGTGCCGTGGCTCGTCGTGATCGCCTGTGCCGTGATCGCGATCTCGTGGTTCATCCTGCGCCGCACGGTGCTCGGCATGCGCATCTATTCGGTCGGCGGCAATCCGGAAGCCGCGCGGCTGTCGGGCATCAACGTGCGCGCAATCCAGCTGTTCGTCTACGCGGCGTCGGGCCTGCTCGCCGGGCTCGGCGCGGTGATGTCGGCCGCACGCCTCTACGCCGCCAACGGGCTGCAGCTCGGCCAGTCGTACGAACTCGACGCGATCGCCGCGGTGATCCTCGGCGGCACGAGCTTCGTCGGCGGCGTCGGCTCGATCGTCGGCACGCTGATCGGCGCGCTGATCATCGCGGTGCTGACCAACGGCCTCGTGCTGCTCGGCGTATCCGACATCTGGCAGTACATCATCAAGGGCCTCGTGATCATCGGCGCCGTCGCGCTCGACCGCTACCGCCAGCGCGACTCGGCCCGCACCTGA
- a CDS encoding sugar ABC transporter ATP-binding protein, producing MSRSESSRPLLEMRRISKTFPAVRALDNVSLTVYPGEIHSLMGENGAGKSTLMKILSGAYRADAGGEILIDGARIDIDGPLAARDAGVAVIYQELCLAPNLTVAENIYVGRELRRGNRRWGTIDRAAMARGCKDVLARLGASFGPDTLVGTLSIAEQQLVEIARAVHTRARILVMDEPTTPLSSRETEHLFRLIRQLREEGLAIIYISHRMAEIYELSDRVSVLRDGTYVGTLERETLSAERLVAMMVGRDISGFYKKAHAPYDPGHLLLSVRDVSDGGRVRGCSFDLHAGEVLGVAGLVGAGRTELARLIFGAESRTRGDIRLGERAFGAHSPRDAIDAGLVYLTEDRKRQGLFLDMSVRDNINISVCNRDARLGALDLARGAARARDAIASLSIRVPNANVNVGALSGGNQQKVLLSRLLETKPRVLILDEPTRGVDIGAKSEIYRIINELARAGVGVIVISSELPEIIGVADRVLVMREGEIAGELGGHTGTPITQEAIIALATGSQAELADAH from the coding sequence ATGTCGCGATCTGAGTCGTCCCGGCCGCTGCTCGAAATGCGCCGGATCAGCAAGACGTTCCCGGCGGTACGCGCGCTCGACAACGTGAGCCTGACCGTCTACCCGGGCGAGATTCACTCGCTGATGGGCGAGAACGGCGCGGGCAAGTCGACGCTGATGAAAATCCTGTCGGGCGCGTACCGCGCCGACGCCGGCGGCGAAATCCTGATCGACGGCGCGCGCATCGACATCGACGGGCCGCTCGCCGCGCGCGATGCGGGCGTCGCGGTGATCTACCAGGAGCTGTGCCTCGCCCCCAACCTGACGGTCGCCGAGAACATCTACGTCGGCCGCGAACTGCGGCGCGGCAACCGGCGCTGGGGCACGATCGACCGCGCGGCGATGGCGCGCGGCTGCAAGGACGTGCTCGCGCGCCTCGGCGCGTCGTTCGGCCCGGACACGCTGGTCGGCACGTTGTCGATTGCGGAACAGCAGCTCGTCGAGATCGCGCGCGCCGTGCATACGCGGGCCCGCATCCTCGTGATGGACGAACCGACCACGCCGCTGTCGTCGCGCGAGACCGAGCATCTGTTCCGCCTGATCCGGCAGTTGCGCGAGGAAGGCCTCGCGATCATCTACATTAGCCACCGGATGGCGGAGATCTACGAGTTGTCCGACCGCGTGTCGGTGCTGCGCGACGGCACCTACGTCGGCACGCTCGAACGCGAGACGCTGTCGGCCGAGCGTCTCGTCGCGATGATGGTCGGCCGCGACATCTCCGGCTTCTACAAGAAGGCGCATGCGCCGTACGATCCGGGTCACCTGCTGCTGTCGGTCCGCGACGTGTCGGACGGCGGCCGCGTGCGCGGCTGCAGCTTCGACCTGCATGCGGGCGAAGTGCTCGGCGTCGCCGGCCTCGTCGGCGCGGGCCGCACCGAACTCGCACGGCTGATCTTCGGCGCGGAGTCGCGCACGCGCGGCGACATCAGGCTCGGCGAGCGCGCCTTCGGCGCACATTCGCCGCGCGACGCGATCGACGCGGGCCTCGTCTACCTGACCGAGGACCGCAAGCGCCAGGGCCTGTTCCTCGACATGAGCGTGCGCGACAACATCAACATCTCGGTCTGCAACCGCGATGCGCGGCTCGGCGCGCTCGATCTCGCGCGAGGCGCGGCACGGGCGCGCGATGCAATCGCGTCGCTGTCGATCCGCGTGCCGAACGCGAACGTCAACGTCGGCGCGCTGTCCGGCGGCAACCAGCAGAAGGTGCTGCTGTCGCGCCTGCTCGAGACCAAGCCGCGCGTGCTGATCCTCGACGAGCCGACGCGCGGCGTCGACATCGGCGCCAAGTCGGAGATCTACCGGATCATCAACGAACTGGCGCGCGCGGGTGTCGGCGTGATCGTGATCTCGAGCGAGCTGCCCGAAATCATCGGCGTGGCCGATCGCGTGCTCGTGATGCGCGAAGGCGAAATCGCCGGCGAACTCGGCGGCCATACCGGCACGCCGATCACGCAGGAAGCGATCATCGCGCTCGCGACCGGCTCGCAGGCCGAACTCGCCGACGCGCACTGA
- a CDS encoding ROK family transcriptional regulator encodes MRSPHIGQGSNSANVRRYNERLLLKTLRRAGSASKADLARLANLTGTAVGSIIASLADAKLIEFTGRRTEGQRGQPASLIRLDPRGAFGIGVHLDRMRIETALVNFAGDVLGRRSHDTLLPPPAEALDIVRRDIDAMQALLPAHERARLAGIGIAQPYNLGAWMRELGLAPDTFRAWEDVDFASDLGRTSSLPVFGENDGNAAAIAELFYGYGRQCDDFVYLFIGPAIGGGIAIDGDCLRGVTGNAGDIAVIPVPPSRLASAPPPRGPWDILLARASLHALVRHLRHHGETVDNRADLEACIARGLPAVDEWIDDCVDALAPALRAVLCVVDAPVVVLDADTDAGLLDAVTSRLRAALAATAPEARGTPTLVRGTFGADAGAIGAATLPMYFNFSPRAGILRGAGTESQEVSHVAI; translated from the coding sequence ATGAGAAGCCCGCACATCGGCCAGGGAAGCAATTCGGCCAACGTGCGCCGTTACAACGAGCGCCTGCTGCTGAAGACGCTGCGCCGCGCGGGCAGCGCGTCGAAAGCCGACCTCGCCCGCCTCGCGAACCTGACCGGCACGGCGGTCGGCAGCATCATCGCCTCGCTCGCCGATGCGAAGCTGATCGAGTTCACCGGCCGCCGCACCGAGGGCCAGCGCGGCCAGCCCGCGTCGCTGATCCGGCTCGATCCGCGCGGCGCGTTCGGCATCGGCGTCCATCTCGACCGGATGCGCATCGAGACGGCGCTCGTCAACTTCGCGGGCGACGTGCTCGGGCGCCGCTCGCACGACACGCTGCTGCCGCCGCCCGCCGAAGCCCTCGACATCGTGCGCCGCGACATCGACGCGATGCAGGCGCTGCTACCGGCCCACGAACGAGCGCGCCTGGCAGGCATCGGCATCGCGCAGCCGTACAACCTCGGCGCGTGGATGCGCGAACTCGGCCTCGCACCCGACACGTTCCGCGCCTGGGAAGACGTCGATTTCGCAAGCGATCTCGGGCGCACGTCGTCGCTGCCGGTATTCGGCGAGAACGACGGCAACGCGGCCGCGATCGCCGAGCTGTTCTACGGCTACGGCCGGCAGTGCGACGACTTCGTCTACCTGTTCATCGGCCCCGCGATCGGCGGCGGCATCGCGATCGACGGCGACTGCCTGCGCGGCGTGACCGGCAACGCGGGCGACATCGCCGTGATTCCCGTGCCGCCGAGCCGGCTCGCGTCCGCGCCGCCGCCGCGCGGCCCGTGGGACATCCTGCTCGCCCGCGCGTCGCTGCATGCGCTCGTGCGCCATCTGCGCCATCACGGCGAAACCGTCGACAATCGCGCCGATCTCGAGGCGTGCATCGCGCGCGGGCTGCCGGCCGTCGACGAATGGATCGACGACTGCGTCGACGCGCTCGCGCCGGCGCTGCGCGCGGTGCTGTGCGTGGTCGATGCGCCAGTGGTCGTGCTCGACGCCGATACCGATGCCGGCCTGCTCGATGCAGTGACGAGCCGCCTGCGCGCCGCGCTCGCCGCCACGGCGCCCGAAGCACGCGGCACGCCGACGCTGGTGCGCGGCACGTTCGGCGCCGACGCCGGCGCGATCGGCGCCGCGACGCTGCCGATGTACTTCAACTTCTCTCCGCGCGCCGGCATTCTCCGGGGCGCCGGCACGGAATCACAGGAGGTCAGTCATGTCGCGATCTGA
- a CDS encoding flavodoxin family protein, whose translation MSEIAVVFHSGYGHAAVIAEAVARGVEKVDGASVKLIPVESIDDHWAYLEHDANAIIFGSPTYMGSASAQFKGFMDASSKYWGKWRDKLAAGFTVSASQSGDKLATLQQLAVFAAQHQMLWVSLGLMPGNNNSKGSVNDLNRLGSFLGAMAQANADQGGDAIIESDRKTAEVLGERVAIAAKRWNGHRV comes from the coding sequence ATGTCTGAGATCGCCGTGGTTTTTCATAGTGGTTACGGTCATGCGGCCGTCATTGCGGAAGCCGTTGCGCGTGGTGTCGAGAAGGTCGACGGGGCGTCGGTCAAGCTGATCCCCGTCGAGTCGATCGACGATCACTGGGCGTATCTGGAGCACGATGCCAACGCGATCATCTTCGGCTCGCCGACCTACATGGGCAGCGCTTCCGCGCAGTTCAAGGGCTTCATGGACGCGTCGTCGAAGTACTGGGGCAAGTGGCGCGACAAGCTCGCGGCCGGCTTCACCGTCTCTGCTTCGCAAAGCGGCGACAAGCTGGCGACGCTGCAGCAGCTCGCCGTCTTCGCGGCCCAGCATCAGATGCTGTGGGTGAGCCTCGGCCTGATGCCCGGCAACAACAACAGCAAGGGCTCGGTCAACGATCTGAACCGGCTTGGCTCGTTCCTCGGCGCGATGGCGCAGGCGAATGCGGATCAGGGCGGCGATGCGATCATCGAGAGCGATCGGAAAACGGCCGAGGTGCTCGGCGAGCGCGTCGCGATTGCGGCAAAGCGCTGGAACGGACACCGCGTGTGA
- a CDS encoding aliphatic sulfonate ABC transporter substrate-binding protein — protein MTSMNRRAFARAMLAAGLTAAGVRARADDAPATLRIGYQKSSTLITLLKTRGTLEQALAPLGMRVSWHEFASGLPLTEALNVGAVDFSADVADTVPVFAQAAHARFVYVAQEAPSPKAQAIVVKQDGALRTLADLKGKRIAVTKAAGSHYLLLAALARAKLAPADAAVHYLTPADGRAAFERGSVDAWITWDPYVASVDRNPDVRILADGDGLASYQRYYLASSSFAAARPDVVQILFDRLSQAGAWLRAHQPEAAHTLAPIWGLDAATIERANARRSYVVREVLRQNFGEQQKIADTFLAAGLLPARVDTAQALRWNFAAKRAEPVGA, from the coding sequence ATGACGTCGATGAACCGCCGCGCGTTCGCGCGCGCGATGCTGGCCGCCGGCCTGACGGCCGCGGGTGTCCGTGCCCGCGCCGACGATGCGCCCGCCACGCTGCGCATCGGATACCAGAAATCGTCGACGCTGATCACGCTGCTCAAGACGCGCGGCACGCTGGAACAGGCGCTCGCGCCGCTCGGCATGCGCGTGTCGTGGCATGAATTCGCGAGCGGGCTGCCGCTGACCGAGGCGCTCAATGTCGGCGCCGTCGATTTCAGCGCCGACGTGGCCGACACGGTGCCGGTCTTCGCCCAGGCCGCGCACGCGCGTTTCGTGTACGTCGCGCAGGAAGCGCCGTCGCCGAAAGCACAGGCGATCGTCGTCAAGCAGGACGGCGCGCTGCGCACGCTCGCCGATCTCAAGGGCAAGCGCATCGCGGTGACGAAGGCGGCCGGCAGCCACTACCTGCTGCTCGCCGCGCTCGCGCGCGCGAAACTCGCACCCGCCGATGCCGCGGTCCACTACCTCACGCCCGCGGACGGCCGCGCCGCATTCGAGCGCGGCAGCGTCGATGCGTGGATCACCTGGGATCCCTATGTCGCATCGGTGGACCGGAACCCCGACGTGCGGATACTCGCCGACGGCGACGGGCTGGCGTCCTACCAGCGCTACTACCTCGCGTCGAGCAGTTTCGCCGCGGCCCGCCCCGATGTCGTGCAGATCCTGTTCGACCGGTTGTCGCAGGCCGGCGCATGGCTGCGCGCGCATCAGCCGGAAGCGGCGCATACGCTCGCGCCGATCTGGGGGCTCGACGCCGCGACGATCGAGCGCGCGAATGCGCGACGCAGCTATGTCGTGCGCGAGGTGCTGCGGCAGAACTTCGGCGAGCAGCAGAAGATCGCCGACACTTTTCTGGCCGCAGGACTGCTGCCTGCGCGCGTCGATACAGCGCAGGCACTGCGCTGGAATTTCGCCGCGAAACGGGCGGAGCCGGTCGGCGCATGA
- a CDS encoding DUF6496 domain-containing protein translates to MPEQRAIQRARADKRAGKSPSTQAGEFVKEEIDRVRSGKHGVRSAKQAVAIGLSEARRAGVDIKPPAKGKTSEATRKKAAQDSAAGHGKKKTSASTESKAKRSRTTTAVLKRESKEGASSAAMSKQAKSAAARRPAASRSAAAKKAAQTKGAAGRSAAAKKAAQTRAARSHHR, encoded by the coding sequence ATGCCCGAACAGAGAGCGATCCAGCGAGCACGTGCCGACAAGCGCGCCGGCAAGTCGCCGAGCACGCAGGCAGGCGAGTTCGTCAAGGAGGAGATCGACCGCGTGCGCAGCGGCAAGCACGGCGTACGTTCGGCGAAGCAGGCCGTCGCGATCGGTTTGTCCGAGGCGCGGCGCGCGGGCGTCGATATCAAGCCGCCCGCGAAGGGCAAGACGAGCGAAGCGACGCGCAAGAAGGCGGCACAGGACAGTGCCGCGGGCCACGGCAAGAAAAAAACGAGCGCCAGCACTGAGTCGAAAGCGAAACGCTCCCGCACCACGACCGCCGTATTGAAGCGCGAGAGCAAGGAGGGCGCGTCGTCGGCCGCGATGTCGAAGCAGGCGAAGAGCGCAGCTGCGCGTCGGCCGGCCGCGAGCCGTTCCGCCGCGGCGAAGAAGGCCGCACAGACCAAAGGGGCGGCAGGCCGCTCGGCAGCGGCGAAGAAGGCTGCCCAGACGCGGGCGGCGCGTTCGCATCACCGCTAA
- a CDS encoding CYTH and CHAD domain-containing protein: protein MERELKLLVDREHVGRIRESPLFADSPHTDVPDTLLTSTYYDTSEFAFHRCNASLRVRTHGDKTVQTIKLDGPAQAGLYQRDEFETPVEGPAPDLSLFNDSIPADSDLGKLIRDKRTAPDLEPRFVTRIRRTVLPLRAQPGEEIEFAIDEGTIETETDSASLVAVEMELKRGRPERLYQIALELLATVPLRLDPMSKAERGYEMLLQQHQAPVKARPVTLNKRDSIEAAFRTIAYNCLEQVHANERGVVSGHDPSSVHQMRVGLRRLRSALDLFDKVIPAYPGLQDELRWIASELGEARDWEVLARSTLGQALAQTKKKQERRAVERACTRVATEKRANAAAAAESVRYTRLVLQLTLWLDGARWRDGMSKKASEAAQQPVKRLASDILRRRHKKLLKRGRGLAGLDDHRRHRARIAAKKLRYATEFFASLFSKSAVKHYVATLSTLQDDLGWRNDAVVAPRLLDSLPRAAADTVAGAAFVRGFWASRVAADYVQMKKLWKRFRRLSPPQ from the coding sequence ATGGAACGAGAGCTGAAGCTGCTGGTGGACCGCGAGCACGTCGGCAGAATCCGCGAGTCGCCGCTGTTTGCGGACAGCCCGCACACCGACGTGCCGGACACCCTGCTCACCAGCACCTACTACGACACATCGGAATTCGCCTTTCATCGGTGCAATGCATCGCTGCGCGTGCGCACGCACGGCGACAAGACCGTCCAGACCATCAAGCTCGACGGCCCGGCGCAGGCGGGCCTGTATCAGCGCGACGAATTCGAAACGCCGGTCGAAGGTCCCGCGCCGGATCTGAGCTTGTTCAACGACTCGATACCTGCCGACAGCGATCTGGGAAAGCTGATTCGCGACAAACGCACGGCACCGGATCTCGAACCGCGCTTCGTCACGAGAATTCGCCGCACGGTGCTGCCGTTACGCGCGCAACCGGGCGAGGAAATCGAGTTTGCGATCGACGAAGGCACCATCGAAACCGAAACGGATTCGGCCTCCCTCGTCGCGGTCGAAATGGAGCTGAAGCGGGGCCGGCCCGAGCGTCTCTATCAGATAGCGCTCGAACTGCTCGCAACGGTCCCGCTGCGCCTGGACCCGATGAGCAAGGCCGAGCGCGGCTATGAAATGCTGCTGCAGCAACATCAGGCGCCCGTCAAGGCGCGGCCCGTGACGCTTAACAAGCGGGACAGCATCGAAGCGGCATTCCGCACGATCGCATACAACTGCCTCGAGCAGGTTCACGCGAACGAACGCGGCGTCGTGTCCGGTCACGACCCGTCGAGCGTGCACCAGATGCGCGTCGGCCTGCGGCGTCTGCGCTCGGCGCTCGATCTGTTCGACAAGGTGATTCCCGCCTATCCCGGGCTTCAGGACGAACTGCGCTGGATCGCCTCGGAGCTGGGCGAGGCGCGCGACTGGGAGGTCCTTGCCCGCTCGACGCTCGGCCAGGCATTGGCGCAAACGAAGAAGAAGCAGGAGCGCCGGGCGGTCGAGCGCGCGTGCACGCGGGTCGCGACGGAAAAGCGTGCCAATGCGGCCGCTGCTGCGGAGTCCGTCCGCTACACGCGATTGGTTCTGCAACTGACGCTATGGCTCGACGGCGCACGCTGGCGTGACGGCATGTCGAAGAAGGCGTCCGAGGCCGCGCAGCAACCGGTGAAGCGGCTGGCATCCGACATCCTGCGCCGCCGGCACAAAAAATTGCTGAAACGTGGCCGAGGGCTCGCCGGTCTCGACGATCACCGTCGGCATCGCGCACGCATCGCGGCGAAGAAACTTCGGTATGCGACGGAATTCTTTGCTTCGCTGTTTTCGAAGTCGGCGGTGAAGCACTATGTGGCGACATTGAGTACGCTGCAGGACGATCTGGGCTGGCGCAACGATGCCGTGGTTGCCCCTCGCCTGCTGGATTCGCTGCCGCGCGCGGCCGCCGACACCGTCGCCGGGGCTGCTTTCGTGCGCGGGTTCTGGGCTTCGCGCGTCGCTGCCGACTACGTCCAGATGAAAAAACTGTGGAAGCGCTTCAGGCGCTTGTCTCCACCTCAATAG
- a CDS encoding SulP family inorganic anion transporter, whose amino-acid sequence MAKVVRRGIELARHVPGIAWISTYRIAWLPGDAVAGATLSAVLVPAGMAYAIASGLSAASGLYASIAALVTYAVFGPSRILVLGPDSALIALIAASVVPLSHGNAAHAAALASALALLSGSLCLAVGLFRLGFITDLLSTPIRYGYLNGIIVTIIVSQLPKLLGLTVHEAAIPRQLRELATAVASGKTNLAALSIGLLSLAVILASKRWAPKVPGVLVAVVVATVGAACFDLAARTGIGVVGTLPRGLPAPDFPALASNEWLALSASAAAIALVSFTDLSMLSQIYGLRSGEGVDRNREFVALGIANIAAGLFQGFSVAASGSRTPVAEGAGAKSQACGLIAALIVAALLLFVPQALRHTPQATLGAVVVAASLSLLEITGLRRLYQLRRPEFVQSLACFAGVVLSGVVAGVGIALGLAVLAFLWRAWRPYSAVLGRRDGVKGYHDIARHPDARRIPGLVLLRWDAPLFFANAEIFHERVLTAAREAPTRTRWVAIAAEPVTDIDVTAADMLARLDDELDESDVQLCFAELKGPVKDSLKRYGLYERIGEEHFMPTIGEAVSAYLKSHPVDWHDWEGEG is encoded by the coding sequence GTGGCTAAGGTCGTACGGCGAGGCATCGAACTCGCTCGCCACGTGCCCGGTATCGCGTGGATCAGCACGTACCGGATTGCATGGCTGCCGGGCGATGCGGTCGCGGGCGCGACCCTCAGCGCCGTGCTGGTGCCCGCCGGCATGGCCTACGCGATTGCGTCCGGCCTTTCCGCCGCGTCGGGACTCTATGCGTCGATTGCCGCGCTGGTCACTTACGCGGTATTCGGGCCGAGCCGCATCCTCGTGCTCGGGCCCGATTCCGCGCTGATTGCGCTGATCGCGGCGAGCGTCGTGCCGCTCTCGCACGGCAACGCCGCGCATGCGGCCGCGCTCGCGAGCGCGCTTGCCTTGCTGTCCGGCAGCCTCTGTCTGGCAGTCGGGCTGTTCAGGCTCGGCTTTATCACCGATCTGCTCTCCACGCCGATCCGCTACGGCTATCTGAACGGCATCATCGTCACGATCATCGTCAGTCAGTTGCCGAAGCTGCTCGGCCTGACGGTGCACGAAGCGGCGATTCCGCGGCAGCTGCGCGAGCTGGCCACTGCCGTTGCTTCCGGAAAGACGAACCTCGCGGCCTTGTCGATCGGTCTGCTGTCGCTGGCCGTGATCCTCGCGTCCAAACGCTGGGCGCCGAAAGTGCCGGGCGTGCTGGTCGCCGTGGTGGTCGCCACGGTCGGCGCCGCCTGTTTCGATCTGGCCGCACGGACCGGCATCGGCGTGGTCGGCACCTTGCCGCGAGGGCTGCCGGCACCGGACTTTCCGGCGCTTGCATCGAACGAGTGGCTGGCATTGTCGGCCAGTGCCGCGGCCATCGCGCTGGTGTCGTTTACGGACCTGAGCATGCTGTCGCAGATATACGGTCTGCGCAGCGGGGAGGGCGTCGACCGCAACCGCGAATTCGTCGCGCTCGGCATCGCGAATATCGCGGCGGGCCTGTTCCAGGGCTTTTCGGTCGCGGCCAGCGGATCGCGCACGCCGGTCGCCGAAGGCGCCGGAGCGAAGAGCCAGGCGTGCGGCCTGATTGCCGCGCTGATCGTCGCGGCGCTGCTGCTTTTTGTGCCGCAGGCGCTGCGGCATACGCCGCAAGCCACCCTCGGCGCGGTGGTGGTCGCCGCGTCGCTGTCGTTGCTCGAAATCACCGGCCTGCGGCGGCTTTACCAGTTGCGTCGTCCGGAATTCGTGCAGTCGCTCGCCTGCTTTGCCGGGGTCGTGCTGTCGGGCGTGGTGGCCGGTGTGGGTATCGCGCTCGGGCTGGCCGTGCTGGCCTTCCTGTGGCGGGCGTGGCGCCCCTATTCAGCGGTGCTTGGGCGACGCGACGGCGTGAAGGGCTATCACGACATCGCGCGCCATCCGGATGCGCGGCGCATCCCCGGGCTGGTTCTGCTGCGCTGGGATGCGCCGTTGTTCTTCGCGAACGCGGAAATCTTCCACGAGCGCGTGTTGACCGCAGCGCGCGAGGCCCCCACGCGGACCCGCTGGGTCGCCATCGCGGCCGAGCCCGTGACGGATATCGACGTCACCGCAGCCGACATGCTGGCGAGGCTCGACGACGAACTCGACGAGTCGGACGTGCAGCTATGCTTCGCCGAATTGAAGGGGCCGGTCAAGGACAGCCTGAAACGCTATGGACTGTACGAGCGGATCGGCGAGGAGCACTTCATGCCGACGATCGGCGAAGCCGTGTCGGCGTATCTGAAATCCCATCCGGTCGATTGGCACGATTGGGAAGGTGAAGGTTGA